The genomic region CGCCATCGGGGTCATCCTCTCCGAATCGATGCGGTATCTGTCCACGGGCCACCTGTGGCTCGCCTTTTTTCCGGGGTTGAGCTTGCTCCTCGTCGTCCGCGCTTTCGATCTTCTCGGGGAAAACGTGCGCCTGCTGATCGATCCGCATCATTATCACGAATGATTCCCGTCCCCATTTTTTCCGATCCGAGGTGATCCGGTGATGTCCGTCCTGGAAGTGAAGGGCTTGTCCGTTTCGCTTCTCCGATATCAAAAAGGATTGCGCCGACAGACCCAGCGCGTCATCGATGATCTCCACCTGTCGGTCGACGCCGGCGAAATCCTCGCGGTCGCAGGCGCCAGCGGCTCGGGCAAAAGCCTGCTCGCCCATGCGATATTGGGAATCCTTCCAGGCCATGCGCAGGTGTCGGGAGCGATTTTTTACCGGGGAAAGGAACTCAGCAGCCTCAGGCGGGCGGAACTGATGGGAAGGGAAATCGCCTATGTACCGCAGTCGGTCCTGTATCTCAATCCGCTGATGCGCGTGGGCAAACAGGTGAGAACGGCCGTCCGCACCGGAGACCCGGTCGCGGTGCAGCGGGCCGCTTTTGCGCGCTTTGGTTTGAGCCCGGCGGTGGAGAAGCGGTATCCCTTTCAATTGTCGGGGGGAATGGCCCGGCGCGTGCTGGTTTCCATCGCCGCCGTGAGCGGCGCAAACCTGATCATCGCCGATGAACCGACGCCCGGACTGGACCCTGCGGTGATTGCGGAATCGCTGTCCCTTTTTCGGGAACTGGCCGATCGGGGCTCCGCCGTCATGCTCATCAGCCACGACATCGGTTCCGTCTTGAAAGTCGCCGACCGGATCGCCGTCTTCTGCGCCGGAACCGCCGTCGAAATCGCCCGGGCGGAGGACTTTGAGGGAAACGGCGAGGCGTTGCGGCACCCCTATTCGCGGGCGCTGTGGAGGGCGCTTCCGCAAAACGATTTCACCCCCGCTCCGTGGCCGGTTCCTTCCTCCCCGGAGACGTCGCCAATCTGTCCCTTCGCCCGGGGGTGTGAGCGGGCAACGGACGCATGTTTCACCAACCGTCCGGAGCCGACATGGTTGGGAAACAGGATGGTGAGGTGCATCCATGGCTCTTGAGGGAAAAGGCCTGTCCTTTCGCTATCGTCGCGGCCAATGGCTGTTCCGGGGGTTTGATATCCGGATCCATCCGGGCGAAATCGTCGGCCTCACCGGTCCGAGCGGCTGCGGAAAAACCTCGCTTGCGCGCCTTCTTGCCGGTTATGCCAAACCCCTTTCGGGTCATGTTCGGGTGGACGGCTCCCCCCTTCCCCGATCCGGCTTTTTCCCCGTCCAGCTGATCTTCCAACATCCGGAAAAAGCGGTCAATCCCCGCTGGAACATCCGGCAAATCCTGAAGGAGGGTGGGGCGGCGGAGGACTCCCTGCTCGCCTCCCTGGGCATCGAGCGCGCGTGGCTCGACCGGCGGCCAAAGGAGCTGTCCGGCGGGGAATTGCAGCGCGTATGCATCGCCCGCGCCCTGGGACCGAAGACCCGGTATCTGATCGCCGACGAAATGACGGCGATGCTGGATGCCATCACCCAGGCACAGATCTGGCATGCGGTCCTCGACATCGCAAAAGCGCGCCGATTGGGGATCCTGGTGATCAGCCACGACGAACCTTTGCTCGAAAAGTTGTGCCACCGCATCATCCATTTTAAACAGGCGGGCGGGGGAAGCATCCTTCCTCCCGGCCCGCGCTGAAAAATGCGTCTTTTGCCGCCTCCTCCCGGTCACTTGGTGCAGGGGCGGGGCGTGTCGTGCACCGGGGGCGGGGCGGGAGGCAAGTGGGGTTTTTGGCCAAGCGGCTTGGGATGCTCGACGTAATTGAAGGTTCCCCTCCTGTCCGGCGCGGTGCCGTACGCCCACCGGCCGCAGGCGCTTTCGTTGCCCTTCGAGAAATTGAACAGGGTGTACGCCACTTCGTTGATCTGGTACTCCCGCGGGAAGGTGGTGGGAACCACTTTGCCTCCTTCGCAGGCCTCCAATTCCTTGATCGCGGCCATCCACTGGTTCTGATGCATGTTGTCCCGGGCGATCAACCAGGCAAGCATGTCCTTGACGCCGCGGTCATCCGTCATTTCCCACAGGCGGACCGCTTGCAGGCGCCCCTGGGATTCGGCGTTCAGATTGGCCCGGAAATCGGCGAGCAAATTGCCGCTGGCAATGGTGTACCGCGCATTCCAGGGATACCCCGTGCTGTCCGTCGGAGTCGCTCCCAGGCCGGAAACAATCACATGCTGAGGGTTCATCCCGCCCATCACCGCCTCGACCACCGGATTCTTGGCCGCCTCCTCCTGCTCCTTGACGGGAGCGCCATCCAGCAACCGGGCGATCATGGTGGCGATCATCTCGACGTGCGCCAGCTCTTCGGTGCCGGTGTCGAGAAGCAGATCCCGGTATTTCGA from Planifilum fulgidum harbors:
- a CDS encoding ABC transporter ATP-binding protein; protein product: MSVLEVKGLSVSLLRYQKGLRRQTQRVIDDLHLSVDAGEILAVAGASGSGKSLLAHAILGILPGHAQVSGAIFYRGKELSSLRRAELMGREIAYVPQSVLYLNPLMRVGKQVRTAVRTGDPVAVQRAAFARFGLSPAVEKRYPFQLSGGMARRVLVSIAAVSGANLIIADEPTPGLDPAVIAESLSLFRELADRGSAVMLISHDIGSVLKVADRIAVFCAGTAVEIARAEDFEGNGEALRHPYSRALWRALPQNDFTPAPWPVPSSPETSPICPFARGCERATDACFTNRPEPTWLGNRMVRCIHGS
- a CDS encoding ABC transporter ATP-binding protein codes for the protein MALEGKGLSFRYRRGQWLFRGFDIRIHPGEIVGLTGPSGCGKTSLARLLAGYAKPLSGHVRVDGSPLPRSGFFPVQLIFQHPEKAVNPRWNIRQILKEGGAAEDSLLASLGIERAWLDRRPKELSGGELQRVCIARALGPKTRYLIADEMTAMLDAITQAQIWHAVLDIAKARRLGILVISHDEPLLEKLCHRIIHFKQAGGGSILPPGPR
- a CDS encoding manganese catalase family protein; translation: MFFHVKELQYEAKPERPDPVFAKKLQEILGGQFGEITVAMQYLFQGWNCRCKSKSKYRDLLLDTGTEELAHVEMIATMIARLLDGAPVKEQEEAAKNPVVEAVMGGMNPQHVIVSGLGATPTDSTGYPWNARYTIASGNLLADFRANLNAESQGRLQAVRLWEMTDDRGVKDMLAWLIARDNMHQNQWMAAIKELEACEGGKVVPTTFPREYQINEVAYTLFNFSKGNESACGRWAYGTAPDRRGTFNYVEHPKPLGQKPHLPPAPPPVHDTPRPCTK